A genome region from Coffea arabica cultivar ET-39 chromosome 7e, Coffea Arabica ET-39 HiFi, whole genome shotgun sequence includes the following:
- the LOC113702420 gene encoding uncharacterized protein isoform X1 yields MVLAQIKMARRPYSRLLFLPCHFNITPQAPLRSPFLAALQSIPANSGSLVVNFGCRCPMPHFQKQAARSYARGRRSDYDLFGGKVPGSKEFRKTWAKQMNDEEDCLWTASEDDESDKEDDHSRLKKDIKKAKQRAKEHSDRIDADDSDELWSVWSGSDEEKTLWTGSEEDDDDDIPTEPYPNERSDQYIDRLFEFEEKPKYRTLSEALKDEEGPEELSPGKQARKLALQNALKKLKKGPDGRYTNVWEVMSDLDVLIAAFENIVSGPEYEELRQGGPKKLNMEFFKDIQAKMRDPNYKFSPELKLKPKSKFVPRKRWQKAQSRRRKAQKR; encoded by the exons ATGGTATTAGCCCAAATAAAAATGGCCCGGCGTCCCTATTCCCGCCTTTTATTTCTTCCTTGCCACTTCAATATCACACCGCAAGCGCCCTTACGGTCGCCATTTCTCGCAGCCTTGCAGTCTATTCCTGCCAACTCCGGTTCACTTGTCGTTAACTTTGGCTGTCGTTGCCCCATGCCGCACTTCCAGAAGCAAG CAGCAAGATCGTATGCTCGTGGGAGGCGTTCAGATTACGATTTATTTGGCGGTAAAGTTCCGGGGTCCAAGGAATTTCGAAAAACTTGGGCAAAACAAATGAACGACGAAGAGGATTGCCTGTGGACAGCAAGCGAAGATGACGAAAGCGATAAGGAAGATGATCATAGCCGTCTGAAAAAAGACATCAAGAAGGCTAAGCAACGAGCGAAGGAGCATTCTGATCGTATTGATGCTGATGACAGTGATGAACTGTGGAGCGTGTGGTCCGGAAGTGATGAGGAGAAGACACTTTGGACTGGTAGTGAAGAGGACGATGACGATGATATTCCGACAGAGCCTTACCCGAATGAGAGGAGTGATCAGTATATAGATAGGTTGTTTGAGTTCGAGGAGAAACCGAAATATCGTACACTGTCCGAGGCATTGAAAGATGAGGAAGGACCTGAAGAGTTATCACCTGGAAAACAAGCCAGGAAACTTGCTCTTCAGAATGCATTGAAGAAGCTGAAGAAAGGGCCAGATGGGAGGTACACTAATGTTTGGGAGGTGATGAGTGATTTGGACGTTTTGATAGCAGCATTCGAGAACATTGTTTCAGGACCAGAATACGAGGAACTTAGGCAAGGGGGGCCGAAGAAATTGAATATGGAGTTTTTCAAGGATATTCAAGCTAAAATGAGGGATCCAAACTACAAGTTTTCGCCGGAGTTGAAGTTGAAACCAAAGAGCAAGTTTGTTCCGAGAAAGAGATGGCAGAAGGCGCAATCTAGACGTAGGAAAGCACAGAAGCGCTAG
- the LOC140011467 gene encoding uncharacterized protein yields MINMSRNEEFQLVKIMTHVLKVQIHCDGCARKVKKLLKRIEGVYVVSIDCEEQKVKVSGTVDCATLIRKLMKAGKHAELWRPRTRQFQSLQELSNWPPDGAYLPDGVSASNIQPKLASVYDRGIDDWALERYLDENAGIKSLMGENNNRALAVGNNAPLAWNGDVVPDVQSLGGKPRPTDFPDSSKYAGAFAGYEDRGYPGLQHLQSLPAYDHYYSPFMMRNNMQQYHYKLPTPVIMNNAIPDMHANYNPMMNDITYLHQTQGTLNPVSPTLTPYSWNYY; encoded by the exons ATGATCAATATGTCTAGGAATGAGGAATTTCAGCTGGTTAAAATAATG ACGCATGTTCTTAAAGTTCAGATTCACTGCGATGGTTGCGCCCGGAAGGTGAAGAAACTTCTCAAGAGGATTGAAG GAGTTTACGTAGTGAGCATAGATTGTGAAGAGCAGAAGGTCAAGGTATCAGGAACTGTGGATTGTGCAACATTAATCAGGAAGTTGATGAAAGCTGGAAAACATGCTGAGCTTTGGAGACCAAGGACTAGGCAGTTCCAAAGTCTCCAAGAATTATCCAATTGGCCTCCAGATGGTGCTTACCTTCCAGATGGTGTTAGTGCCTCCAATATCCAGCCCAAGTTGGCCTCTGTGTATGACAGGGGAATTGATgattgggctcttgagaggtatTTAGACGAGAATGCTGGAATCAAATCTTTAATGGGTGAGAACAACAATAGGGCACTGGCAGTGGGGAATAATGCACCTCTTGCTTGGAACGGAGATGTAGTACCTGATGTACAGAGCCTAGGAGGAAAACCGAGGCCCACGGATTTTCCAGATTCTAGCAAGTATGCAGGTGCTTTTGCTGGCTATGAAGATAGAGGATACCCTGGACTCCAACACTTGCAATCACTCCCCGCTTATGACCATTATTATTCACCATTCATGATGAGAAATAACATGCAGCAGTACCACTACAAGCTTCCAACTCCAGTGATAATGAACAATGCCATCCCAGATATGCATGCCAACTACAATCCAATGATGAATGATATCACTTACCTGCATCAGACTCAGGGAACTTTGAATCCTGTATCACCCACTCTTACTCCATATTCCTGGAATTATTACTAG
- the LOC113702420 gene encoding uncharacterized protein isoform X2 → MVLAQIKMARRPYSRLLFLPCHFNITPQAPLRSPFLAALQSIPANSGSLVVNFGCRCPMPHFQKQARSYARGRRSDYDLFGGKVPGSKEFRKTWAKQMNDEEDCLWTASEDDESDKEDDHSRLKKDIKKAKQRAKEHSDRIDADDSDELWSVWSGSDEEKTLWTGSEEDDDDDIPTEPYPNERSDQYIDRLFEFEEKPKYRTLSEALKDEEGPEELSPGKQARKLALQNALKKLKKGPDGRYTNVWEVMSDLDVLIAAFENIVSGPEYEELRQGGPKKLNMEFFKDIQAKMRDPNYKFSPELKLKPKSKFVPRKRWQKAQSRRRKAQKR, encoded by the exons ATGGTATTAGCCCAAATAAAAATGGCCCGGCGTCCCTATTCCCGCCTTTTATTTCTTCCTTGCCACTTCAATATCACACCGCAAGCGCCCTTACGGTCGCCATTTCTCGCAGCCTTGCAGTCTATTCCTGCCAACTCCGGTTCACTTGTCGTTAACTTTGGCTGTCGTTGCCCCATGCCGCACTTCCAGAAGCAAG CAAGATCGTATGCTCGTGGGAGGCGTTCAGATTACGATTTATTTGGCGGTAAAGTTCCGGGGTCCAAGGAATTTCGAAAAACTTGGGCAAAACAAATGAACGACGAAGAGGATTGCCTGTGGACAGCAAGCGAAGATGACGAAAGCGATAAGGAAGATGATCATAGCCGTCTGAAAAAAGACATCAAGAAGGCTAAGCAACGAGCGAAGGAGCATTCTGATCGTATTGATGCTGATGACAGTGATGAACTGTGGAGCGTGTGGTCCGGAAGTGATGAGGAGAAGACACTTTGGACTGGTAGTGAAGAGGACGATGACGATGATATTCCGACAGAGCCTTACCCGAATGAGAGGAGTGATCAGTATATAGATAGGTTGTTTGAGTTCGAGGAGAAACCGAAATATCGTACACTGTCCGAGGCATTGAAAGATGAGGAAGGACCTGAAGAGTTATCACCTGGAAAACAAGCCAGGAAACTTGCTCTTCAGAATGCATTGAAGAAGCTGAAGAAAGGGCCAGATGGGAGGTACACTAATGTTTGGGAGGTGATGAGTGATTTGGACGTTTTGATAGCAGCATTCGAGAACATTGTTTCAGGACCAGAATACGAGGAACTTAGGCAAGGGGGGCCGAAGAAATTGAATATGGAGTTTTTCAAGGATATTCAAGCTAAAATGAGGGATCCAAACTACAAGTTTTCGCCGGAGTTGAAGTTGAAACCAAAGAGCAAGTTTGTTCCGAGAAAGAGATGGCAGAAGGCGCAATCTAGACGTAGGAAAGCACAGAAGCGCTAG
- the LOC113702385 gene encoding heavy metal-associated isoprenylated plant protein 21, translated as MGALDYLSNFCTVTSTRRSKRKPMQTVEIKVKMDCDGCERRVKNAVKDMKGLKTLEVDRKQSRVKVSGYVDPNKVLKRIKDTGKRAEFWPYVPHNLVFYPYVTGAYDKRAPAGFVRNVVQAAPPPNATEERITYLFSDDNPNACSIM; from the exons ATGGGGGCTCTCGACTACCTCTCAAACTTTTGTACTGTCACCAGCACAAGAAGAAGCAAGAGGAAACCAATGCAG ACCGTTGAGATTAAAGTTAAGATGGACTGTGATGGATGCGAAAGAAGAGTGAAGAATGCTGTAAAAGACATGAAAG GTCTGAAAACACTGGAAGTAGATCGAAAGCAAAGCCGAGTAAAGGTGAGTGGCTACGTTGATCCAAATAAAGTATTAAAGAGAATAAAAGACACTGGAAAAAGAGCAGAGTTCTGGCCATATGTCCCTCATAACCTGGTGTTTTACCCATATGTAACTGGAGCCTACGACAAGAGAGCACCTGCGGGATTTGTGAGGAATGTGGTACAAGCTGCTCCTCCCCCAAACGCAACTGAAGAGAGAATCACCTACCTTTTCAGTGATGACAACCCCAATGCCTGCTCCATTATGTGA